AGGCAATTTGGAAACAGCGCATGTTACCACCGGATTGAGGACCCGAACGGCAAAGCCACTGACGATTTCCGGTGCGACCTGATCTTGATGCTCGGCGACGCATTGAGCGACTAGGGCGCGGCTGAGCCACTCTCTCCGGCTGGACGGGAATCCCAACCCGGCACGGCAGCAGCTCAGGCGCCGCGTCGGCAGGGCCTGTGTCTCGTTTGGGCGATTTCCGGGTCTCGGGCGTGCCATAGTTGCAGGATCGCCCCGCCACGACGAACTGACTCGTCAGCGGCCATGACCTGCAGCTCGCTGAAGCGCGAAATGCCAACAAAACTGCAAAATGAACCGTAAACCGCGGCTGGTTTTCGCGTCGGCTACGTTGCCAAGTTCTTGAAAAGCTTGGTGGGCGCACCAGGGCTCGAACCTGGGACCCGATGATTAAGAGTCATCTGCTCTACCAACTGAGCTATGCGCCCGGAAACCGGCCCGGAAAGCCTTCGCAAGAGGGGGTCGTTTAGCAAAGCGATTCCCCTATGTCCAGCAAAGTGGCGAGGAATTCCCCGGCCATTTCGACCGAACGGGAAGGCGAAAAAGCCGCCTGAATTCAGCGGCTTTTGACGCATTTCGATCGATCGGGGGCGGTTGCCCGCTAGAGCCGCTCGGGGCCCCCCCGGTCGCCCCGGTCCTTGCCCGGCCCGCCGTCCCGGTCGTACCGATCCCGGTCATAGCCACGGCCCCAGCCGCCGTCGTCGCGGTCCATGCCGCGCTGGAATCCGTGGTGGCGCCAGCCACCCCGGCCGAACCGGCCTTCCATATGGGTCAGGATGGCGAGGCGCCGCTTCTGGCCGTCGTCGAGGGTCTTGTAGAGCGGATCCGCCGCGTCTGCGATCTTCTTCATCGCCGCCGCCGTGGTCGCCATGGTCTCGGCGCGGTCGCGCAGGCGCGCGACCAGATCGGCCGGCTGCGCGGTATCGTCAGGCTTGGCATTCATCCGCGCATTGGCGCGATCGATTCGCAGTTTGGCGAAATCCCGCACCGCGGCTTCGACCGGCGGCCACAGCTTTTCCTGTTCGGCGTTGAGCTTGAGGCCCGCCTTGACGGCGGCAATCCGCGCGTCGGTGAACGCCGCCCTGTCCTCCGGGCTCATCCGCTCGTGGTGGTGGAACCAGGGGCGGTTGTGCTGGGCATAGACCGCGGTGGAACCGGCGATGGCGAGGGCTGCGATCCCGGCGATGGCGAACTTCTTCATGCGAACCTCCTTCAAAAGGTTGCCTGAAGATGAGGTCACCCAGCCTGCCAATCAACTTACAGATTGGACAGGGTGGCCTCTGTTACCAAGATGTAATCCTGCAGCGAGTCCTCTCGACCGGAACAGGTGTCGAAGCCACCAGCCAAAGGCCGCGTCCGCCTTCGGTTGGTGGGCAGATTTCGGAATGAACCTCGACTTGTTAAGAATTATTCGCGGGTAGCTGCATGCTTACCATCGTCCAAACCTGCCATTGGTCTGCTGTGGTTGGAGACCAGATCCATGAGACTGCGTCGACACCATGCGGAGGTTGCCACCGCCGCTTCCCGGCGGCGTACCGATGTTGGACCGCGATATGCCCACCGGCTGCCGATTGACGCCAATCTGCGAGGGCAGTTTCGCAGGCCGACCGTCGATGCGGTTCGCCACTCCACCAAGCTTCGGATTTTGCCCAACGGCCTTGTTCAAACCACCGGCCGGCAAGTTTATGATCTTGCCGGAAGCGGCGCCATTGTTTCCGGTAGATGCGTGCGTGCCGGGCAGCGTGACGATTCGATCGCCACTGCCGGGCTTGTCCATGCCGGACTTGCCGGCAGCCATGTTGCCTGACCCACCCTGCAGAACATTTCCCTGTTGCGGAGAGCGGCCCTGCAACAACCCGGATCCGCCGGGGTTGAGACCGGAATTGTCCCGCGACATGCCGAGAGTGCCGAGCTTGATCGAAGCCGGCGCGATGATCTGCGTCGGCTGCGAAAGTGGAACCATTTTCGGCTGCGCCGCCAGTTTCAGCGCATTCTGCGCATAGGGACCGTTCGAGAACTTGTCATAGAACGACTTGTACGCGACGGGGGAATTGGCGAGCACCGCATTGTGCCACGCCTTCGCCTGCACGAGACTGCCCAGCAGCGCGCGAATACGGTCGCACAGCGGATCGTGAGGATAGAGCCGGATGAATTCCTGATAGTACTCGACGGAATTTTCCGCCAGCACGTAGTCGTAGGCCTGGCGCGTGGCGCGCGAGGGAAGATTGTCCGCCACCTGGACGGCCTTTTGCGGTGCCGGCACTCTCGTCGCCGCAACCGCGGTATCGCCGAAGAAATAGAAGTCGCGCGTCAGCGACGAGCTTTCCCAGGGGGTCTGCCGCCCGTCCGTCGAATTGTTCACGTCGAGCCGAATCCGCTTGAACAACTGCTCGATCGGGAGGTTTTTCTCATGCGCCAGCCGCAAGAACGCAGCCGCGTACGGGCTATGGTCGCCGGTGCCGTCGAGCGCTTCGGTGCCCGGTGCGGTTGAATAGGCCACGATTGAGCCGTTCGGCGCATCGACGATCGCAAGTCCGCGTCCCGCCTCATTGAGCGAGGGGAACGGATTGTTGCGGCAGGCATCGAGGATAACGATCCGCATCCGGCTCGGAATCGTCTCCAGCGTCGCCATCACGTCGACGAGCCGGACCGAACCATTGACCAGATCAGGTTCGGAAGAAATCCTGGCATCGATCGGAACGAGATAGTTTTCGCCCGCGAGCTGCACGCCGTGGCCGGCATAATACACCATCGCCACGGTGTTCGGACCACGACCGGCAATCTTGCCCGAGAAGTCCTGCACGACCTGAATCATCTCATTGTGACTGAGATCCGTTGCCGAAATGACCTCGAAGCCCGCGGCATTGAGCAGTTGAGCGACGGCCTTCGCGTCATTGGCGGGGTTCGAGAGCTGGGCAACGTTTCGATAGTTCGAGTTGCCGATCACCAGCGCGACGCGCTGCTCCGGCCCCGTCAATCCCAGCGAATTGCCGGCGCGAGCCGGATTCTCCGCCGCCTGGATTGGTTTCTGGACCGGAGGCTGCGTTTGCACCGACTGTTCGACGGTGGCGGTTTCCGTTGCCGCTCTCTGGGCATGGGCCGGACGTGTCGGACCTGCCGCCAGCAGGCTGGCGAAAAGGCAGGCACCCAATAAAGTGCTCTTGAATAAGCTCATAGCGCTCTCCCACAACAAATCTCGGCGTGAGATTGGATGTGGTCACGCTAGTGCCGGCGCATGCTGGAGGTATGTGATGTCGATCACGAACCGGCTTGCCAAGCCGGCGGTCGCGTCAACGGGATGCAATCAACCCGGTTCCGCACCCGCGATCATGCCCGGCGGGTGACCGCCTTCGCGCGATCGCGGCAAGCCGGTCGATATCCTTCAGAGCATGCCGAGCGCGCGCGGCAGCCACAGCGAGATTTCCGGCACGTAGGTGACGACACCGAGGAAGATCAGCATGGTCAAGAGCCACGGCCACACCGCGATCGTCAGTTCGGTGATGCCCATCTTGGCGATACCCGACGCCACGTAGAGGTTGAGCCCGACCGGCGGGTGGCACATGCCGACTTCCATGTTGACGACCATCAGGATGCCCAGATGCACCGGGTGAATCCCGAGCTTGACCGCCACCGGAAACAGGATCGGCGCCATGATCAGCACGATCGAGGACGCCTCCATCACATTGCCGGCGATCAGCAGCAGCACGTTGACGATCAGCAGGAAGATAATCCAGTCGACACCGATCGACGTGATCCACGCGGCGATGTGCTGCGGAATATTCTCATTCGCCATTAGGAACGAGAACAGCACCGCATTGGTGATGATGTAGAGAATCATCGCGCTCATATTGGCGGAGCCGAGCAGCACCTTGGGCACGTCCCTGAGCCCCATGTCCTTGTACACGAACACCGCGATGACGAAGGCATAGACCGCGCTGACGGCTGCAGCCTCGGTCGGCGTGAACAGGCCGGCATAGATCCCGCCGAGCACGATCAGGATCAGGAGCAGCCCCCACATGCATTTCTGGAATGCGACAAAGCGCTCGGTCCAGCTCGCGCGCGGCAACCGCGGATAGTCGTTCTTCCAGGCGCGATAGAACGTCGTCAGCCCGAGCAACGTCGCCAGCATCAGGCCGGGGATGACGCCCGCCATGAACATCTGCCCGACCGAGGCCGAAGACACCCGAAGGCCGGCCGGATCGAGCGCGACGCTGCCGCCGGTCGCCACGCAATAGATCACCATCACGATCGACGGCGGGATCAGGATGCCGAGCGCACCGGAGGTGGTGATGACGCCGGCGCCGAAGCGCTTGGGGAAACCCTGTTTCACCATCGCCGGCATCATGATCGAGCCGATCGCGATCACGGTCGCCGGCGACGAGCCCGACACCGCGGCGAACAGTGCGCAGGCCATCACGCCCGCGAGACCCAGCCCGCCGTGCCAGTGCCCGACCATCGAGGTGGCAAAATTGATCATGCGGCGCGCGACGCCGCCATGGGTCAGGAAGTTGCCGGCTAGAATGAAGAACGGGATCGCCATGATCTCGAAATTGTCGATGCCGGTAAACAGTTTCAGCGCCACCGACTCGGTCGGAACGTTCGTCATCGTGTAGATGAAGGTCAGAACCGTCATGCCAAGCGCGATCGAGATCGGCATGCCCGTCAGCATCAGCGCGATCAGGAGTCCGAAGATGAATAGGCTGCTCATCGCATGACCTCCGCGGCGCCGATGCCGGGCGCGTCGACGTCGATTCCCTCGACATGGGCGTGGTCATGGTGCGGCAATTCGCCGGTGCGCCAGAAAGTGAAGGCAACCTGGAGAAAACGGAAGCACATCAAATAGGAGCCGAGCGGAATGCAGAGATAGATGATCCAGCTTGGAATTTCCAGATCAGGCGAGACCTGATCGGTAAACATCAGCCCGAAGACGAATTTTGCGCCCATGGTGCCGATCACGGCGGTGAAGAAGGCGCCGCAGAACAGCCCGAACAGCACCACGATGTTCCGCCACGGCGGCTTGAGCTGGTTGACAAGGACGTCGACGCCGACGTGAATTCCGGTACGCACGCCATAGGCCGCGCCAAACTTCGCCACCCACACGAACATGTAGATGCACAGTTCCTGCGCCCAGGACAGGTTGATCGGAAACAGCAACGGATAAAGGACGGGAATTCCGATGAGATAGCGATGCATCACCGCAAGAAAGATGATGAACGTCGCGAGCGCCATCAGCGTCGCGATCAGTATCTCCTCAAGCCGATCGAGGATACGAAGAAACATGAACTCCCCCCATGCGGATCATCCTTGGAGCCAAGGCGGATGATCTCGCGCATTCCCTTTTGCGGCCAAAACGGCCGCAGTCCCCCAGACGTGAAAAGGCTTCCGTGCCGAAGCGCGGAAGCCTTCCGACGTCGCTTTAGTTGGTCGCGCCCCTCGTCTCCTTGAGGAATTCGTCGATCAGCGGCTGGCCGACGCGCTTTGCCACATCCTGGTAAACCGGTTCGAGCGCCTTGCGCATCGCCGCATCCTGCTCCGGCGTCAGCGTGATGATTTCGCTCTTGCCGGTCTTCTTGATCTCCGCCAACGCGTCTTCGTTTTCCTTCAGCGACTGACCGTTGCCGTAGGCGGTGGCTTCCTTCATGGCCTTGTCGAGCTGGACTTTGATATCGGCAGGAATTCCATCCCAGAACTTCTTGTTCACCACCACGATATAGCCGATGTAGCCGTGATTGGTGCTGGTGATATACTTCTGCACTTCATGCATCTTCTGGGTGTAGATGTTCGACCAGGTATTTTCCTGCCCGTCGACCACGCCGGTCTGCAGCGCCTGATAGACTTCCGAGAACGCCATCACCTGCGGAATCGCACCAAGCGTACGGAACTGTGCTTCCAGCACCTTGGAGGACTGAATGCGGAATTTCAGGCCCTTGTAGTCGGCGGGCGCGACCAGCTTCTTGTTGGCGCTCATCGCCTTGAAGCCGTTGTCCCAATAGGCCAGCCCGGTCATGCCCTTGGCATCGAGCAGCTTGAGCAGCTTGGCGCCGAGCGGACCGTCGGTGACTTTGCGCAGCGTCTTCAGGTCCGGCAGGATATAGGGAAGATCGAAAACCTCGAATTCCTTGACGCCGATCGGGCCGAATTTTGCGTTCGACGGCGCCAGCATCTGCACCGCGCCAAGCTGCAGCGCCTCCAGCTCTTCCTTGTCCTTGTAGAGCTGCGAGTTCGGATAGACTTCGACCTTCACCTTGCCGCCGGTGTACTTCTCGGCCAGTTCCTTGAACTTTTCGGAGGCGAGACCCTTCGGCGTATTCGGCGCGACCACGTGGCTGAATTTGATGACGATCGGAGCCTGCGCCGCCGCGGGCCCTGCCAGTGCCAATGCCGCGACCGACGCAGCAGCCAAAACCAGTTTACGCATTTTTCCTCCCACATGATTTTCCCGAAGCGCGCGAGCTATGCGGCTCCGATGACGTTATTCCAGCGACACCAATACAGAGAAGCCGGCCGAAATGCCATTGCTCGTTCGCAGGGGCCACTTCGCAAATTTTGCTGCATCGCAAAAGAAACGACGCTCGCGCGCGGCGTTCCCCTGCAATGCGCCCTTGCTGCCGGTCGACGTTGTCGCTGAGCTCGAAATAGTCGGATTGCGATTCACGCTGAAGCCTCGTGGTGACGAGGCAGCGTTCGGAATGCCCGAAGCGCGTTTACGCACGCCTTGTTGGTGGCAAGAGCCATGACCGTTGTCTCCCTCTCCCCGGCCCGTTCTTTGAGTGGACGCCGTGGGAATCTGCCTATCGACCTCGCTGCCAGCCGGCAGGAGATGGAAACACTTGAGCAAACTGCGTGCCAAGGTTCCGCGAGTTACCGCTTCGTTGAAAGTATGCGGGAATTTTCAACAGAGCGATCGAAAAGCCTGCAGCAATGTCCGATCTGACGCACAACACATGGGATGAGCGTGCGCAATCTCGCACGTCAATTCGACGCCAGGGACTTCGATCCCGGATACTGCAACCCAATTCATTCATAGTCCGCGCGATTGATTCCGTGTCTCTGCATCTTGTCGTAGAACGTTTTTCGGGGAATGCCGAGTGCCGCCACCGTCAAGCGAACATCCCCATGATTTTCAGACAATGTTTGGCGAATTAGATCGCCTTCGTAACGCTCAACCTTGGTAGGCAATGAGTCACCGCTCGTACTTGCCTCCGAGTCAGAATTCGATTCGCCGTCACCCAACCCCAGCGCAACGCGTTCCGCAAAATGAGAGAGCTCTCGAACATTTCCGGGCCACTGGTGCTCCATGAGATGACGATGAAGAGCCCTGTTGATTTCAACAGGCTTGGTCTTGAACCGGCTCGCCGCCTTGTTCAGGAAGTGCGCGAACAGCAGCGGGATATCTTCCCTGCGTTCCCTGAGCGGCGGGATCGAGATCGTCACGACGTTCAATCGAAAGAACAGATCCTCCCGGAAGCTGCTTCGCTGTGCCGGATGACCGAGATCAACCTTGGATGCGGCGACCACGCGAAGGTCGACGGCCCGCAGGTCGTTGGTTCCAAGCGGCGCGACCTCGCGAGCTTCGAGAACCCGCAGGAGCTTGACTTGCGTCGAAACCGGCATGCTCTCGATTTCATCCAGGAACAGCGTTCCGCCACTCGAATGCTCAATACGGCCGATGCGTCGTTTCTGGGCTCCCGTGAACGCGCCGGGCTCATGCCCAAACAGCTCGCTCTCGATCATGGTTTCCGGGAGCGCCCCGCAGTTGAGTGCAACGAAGTGCCCCGCGCGCCGTTTGCTCCAGCGATGAAGGAGGTTGGCGACGACTTCCTTGCCGCTGCCGGTCTCGCCGGCGATCAGCACATCAACGTCTGCATCGGCGATCTGACGCAACGTATTGCGCAACCGCTGCATCGATGGCGTTTGCCCGATCAAGGGCAATTCCTGCGTCGCAGCCTCGGTGGCCAGATAAAGACGCCGATTTTCCATGACCAACCGCCGCATTTCGGCAGCGCGTCGAACGCTATGGATCAGCCGGTCCACGGCGAAGGGTTTCGCGATGAAATCATAGGCACCTTCACGCATGGCATCGACAGCCATCGGAATGTCCCCGTGCCCGGTAATCAAGATCACCGGCATGGCAGGGTCGGTTTCTTTCAACCGCCTGAATAATTGCAGCCCGCTGATCTGCGGCATCCGGATGTCGGTGACGACGACGCCGTCGAAATTGCCGTTCAACACCGTTAGCGCGGAGCTGGCCGAGCTGAACGACAAGACCCGGAATCCGGCCAATTCGAGCGTTTGCAAATTGGCGTGGCGGAGGGTTTCGTCGTCGTCGACAAAAACGACCGTTGTTTGGGAATTCTCATTCATTGGTATCTTCTCAGGACAACCGTGAAACACGTTTCTCTCTCCTGGATCCTCTTCACGTCGATTCTTCCTCCGAGATCGATCACGATGTCATTCGAAATGACGAGCCCGAGACCGAGCCCATTGGCCTTGGCCGTCCTGAACGGGGTGAAGAGGGTATTCAGGACGTGCTGCGGAATGCCGGGGCCGTTGTCCGACACCGACAATTCAACTTCGTCACCCGCAACGTCGAGCCTGATGTGAATGCTTCCGTCGACACTGTCCCTGGTTGCATCGAGCGCGTTCTGAACGAGATTCACCAGCACCTGTTCCAGACGAGTTCGATTTGCGGAGACGACGAGATCGCCAATGGGATAGTGACATTCAATCGACGTGGATTGAGCTCGAATCCGGCTCCCCAGAAGCAGCAGAGCACCCTCGATTGCCTCCATGCTGCTGACAGGTCCGACCTCGCCCGTGCCCTTTCGACTGAAGCTGCGAAGCCCATCGGTAATTGTTCCGATGCGGTCGGTCAGAGAGGCGATCATCGCGAGATTGTCCTGAACATGCATCTTGTCGTCGCGATCGAGAAACGCGCGGGCGTTGTCGGCGTAGGCCCGGATTGCCGCCACCGGCTGGTTGATCTCGTGCGCCACGCCGGCGGTAATCTGGCCTAACGAAGCAAGCCGGTTCGCCTGCGACAGATCCTCCATGAGCGTGTGCAGTTTATTCTCGGTTCTCTGACGTTCGCCTATTTCCCATTCCAGCCGCTCGTTCGCCTGGCGCAGATCATGCGTTCTAACCTCGACATGGTGCTCCAGCTCAATTCGCGCGGCTGCAGCCTCTGCCGCGAGAGCGGAAGTTCGCTCGCGCCGATAAAGCAGCACGGCGCCGAGCCCCAGGATCGGCACGAGAACGAGACCGAGAGACAGGCGCGCCTCGCTGACACGACCCGCGACGGCGTCCGCAGCCGGAACCAGGAGATGCAACTGCCAGCCCGTCGTCCTGACAGGAGCCTCAATCTTGAGAAAATTGCCGGATTGCTTTGCGTCCGGCAGGCGGGCTGCAACGACTTGAGCGGGGTGGCCGCCGAATGTGTCATCCCTGACCTTGTTGATCGGAAGCGTCCGAAGCGGAGCCTCTCCAAATTGCAGACTCGCCCGAATTGACGCTGCGTCGCCGGCAGAGAGTGGCGTCTCCGTCATGAACCGCCAATTCTGGTTGCTGGTGATCAGGACAATGCCGCGTTCCTCGGTGACGTAGGACGGCATGTCGGAGCGGCCCCAACCGGCCTCCACTTGATCGAATTCCAGCTTGACGACCACGATGCCCAGAACGCCCGCCGGGCCATCCACGCGGCGGGAGATATAGAGACCTGGCCGCCGGCTGACGGTACCGAGGGCAAAATACTCGGCACTGCCCTTGTCGACAGCCAGCGAGTAGTAAGGGCGGAAGCGATAGCTGTTGCCGACGAAACTCGTCGTCGTTTTCCAGTTGCTCGCAGCGAGCGTGCGACCATCGGCATCCAGGAGGTAAATCACGGAAGCGCGGGTCCCCTCCGCCAGGCCCTCGAATTTTCTGTCGAGCAGTTCAACCTTGCCGGGATCGCGCGAGGTGAGCGCGGCCTCCACATCGGGATCGGTGGACAGGATGAATGGAATGGACCGGTGCTTCTCAAGCTCGCTGCGCAGCACCGTTGCATTGAGGTCTGCCGCGCTCCGTGCCCTCGTTTTCAGTCCTTCGTATGCTCTCGTTCGTCCGTAATCGCCGGCCAGCCACAGGGCGACCGTCAGCGCCACGCCGGAAACAGCGGCGTAGAGGATGAGCACCGTGCGAAACCGTGGGGTAGAAAAAATTGCCACTTGTGAGCCCGCCACGGGCAGTTGCGCATAAATTCACACAAACTTCCATAGGACCCTGTGCGGAAATCCGCCAATTCGCGTCCAACAATACGATTTCATAAGCAATTTCAGATATTTACTTCCGATACGCAAACGCGACGCCGATGCGCCGCGTTTGTCGTCTGCGGATTGAAAATGGCCTCTCTCGGAAGAGTTCAGCTCGCCGCCACCGCCGGCATGTCGCGCTGGCGCTTCATGACGATCTTGTTGAGCGCCCCGAGATAGGCCTTGGCCGAAGCCACCAGCGTATCCGGATCGGACGCCTTCGATGTCATCGAACGGCCCTCATGGGCGAGCCGCACCGACACCTCGGCCTGCGCGTCGGTGCCTTCGGTGACCGCGTGGACCTGATAGAGTTCGAGCTTGGCCTCGTGCGGCACCAGCGCCTTGATGCAGTTGAACACCGCATCGACCGGCCCGTTGCCCTCGGCTTCCTCGATCTTGATCTGGCCGTCGACATCGAGCTTCATGGTGGCGCGCTGCGGACCATGGGTGCCCGCGATCACCGTCAGCGAGGTCAGCTTGATGCGGTCGTGGGAAGCGGCGATTTCCTGATCGACCAGCGCCTCGATGTCCTCGTCGTAGATGTCCTTCTTGCGGTCGGCCAGCGCCTTCATCCGCCCGAACGCGTCTTCCAGCTGGTTGGGGCCGAGCTTGTAGCCCATCTCCTCCAGCTTGTGCACGAAGGCATGGCGCCCCGAATGCTTGCCCAGCACCAGCGACGACTTCTTCAGGCCGACCATCTCCGGGCGCATGATCTCGTAGGTCGATGCGTCCTTGAGCACGCCGTCCTGATGGATGCCGCTCTCATGCGCGAAGGCGTTCCGGCCGACGATCGCCTTGTTGTACTGCACCGGGAAAGAGGTCGCCGCCGACACCAGCTTCGAGGCCCGCGTCAGCATGGTGGTGTCGATCTTGTTCCAATAGGGAAACCGGTCGTTGCGGATGTTGATCGCCATCACGACTTCCTCAAGCGCGGCATTGCCTGCCCGTTCGCCGATGCCGTTGACGGTGCATTCGATCTGCCGGGCGCCGCCGGCCAGGCCGGCCAGCGAGTTCGCCACCGCCATGCCGAGATCGTTATGGCAGTGCACCGAGAACACCGCCTTGTCGGAATTCGGCACCCGCTCGATCAGCGTGCGCATGAAGGCCGTGTATTCCTCCGGCACGGTGTAACCGACGGTATCGGGAATATTGACCGTGGTGGCGCCGGCCTTGATCACGGCCTCGACGATGCGGCAGAGAAAATCCATTTCGCTGCGGGTGCCGTCCTCCGCCGACCATTCGACGTCGTCGATATGGTTGCGCGCGCGGGTGACGTTGGCGATCGAGGTTTCGATCACCTGCTCCGGGGTCATGTTGAGCTTGACCCGCATGTGCAGCGGCGAGGTCGCGATCACGGTGTGGACGCGGCCGCGTTTTGCAAATTTCACCGCCTCGGCGCAGCGGTCGATGTCCTTCGGATGCGCCCGCGACAGGCCGGCGATGATCGAGTTCTTGGAGCGCCGTGCGATCTCGCTGACCGCCTGGAAGTCGCCTTCGGAGGTGATCGGGAAGCCGGCCTCGATGACGTCGACGCCCATGTCGTCGAGCATCTCGGCGATCTCGAGCTTCTCCTCGAAGGTCATGGTGGCGCCGGGACATTGTTCGCCGTCGCGCAGGGTGGTGTCGAATATGATTACGCGGTCCTTGGCGGACTTGTTGACGGTGGTCATCTGCTGAATTCCTTTTGGGTCGTGCGCCATGCGAGCGCTGAAGGGTCTGGTGATCTCGCGCGAACCCCTGAGTGCCCAGGCGCAAACCGCCCAGACGGCCCTCAGGGGCCGATAAGAAGCAGAAGCCCGCCAAGAAGCAGGGTGGGCAGTGACGCAGCCGGAATCGCGCCGGGACGGACGGCAACGGCCGCTCCCCCGTGAACTCCAATTTTTTCGCTGCGAATCAGCATTGCCAGACCCTTGGGACGCGG
The sequence above is drawn from the Bradyrhizobium sediminis genome and encodes:
- a CDS encoding 2-isopropylmalate synthase; this encodes MTTVNKSAKDRVIIFDTTLRDGEQCPGATMTFEEKLEIAEMLDDMGVDVIEAGFPITSEGDFQAVSEIARRSKNSIIAGLSRAHPKDIDRCAEAVKFAKRGRVHTVIATSPLHMRVKLNMTPEQVIETSIANVTRARNHIDDVEWSAEDGTRSEMDFLCRIVEAVIKAGATTVNIPDTVGYTVPEEYTAFMRTLIERVPNSDKAVFSVHCHNDLGMAVANSLAGLAGGARQIECTVNGIGERAGNAALEEVVMAINIRNDRFPYWNKIDTTMLTRASKLVSAATSFPVQYNKAIVGRNAFAHESGIHQDGVLKDASTYEIMRPEMVGLKKSSLVLGKHSGRHAFVHKLEEMGYKLGPNQLEDAFGRMKALADRKKDIYDEDIEALVDQEIAASHDRIKLTSLTVIAGTHGPQRATMKLDVDGQIKIEEAEGNGPVDAVFNCIKALVPHEAKLELYQVHAVTEGTDAQAEVSVRLAHEGRSMTSKASDPDTLVASAKAYLGALNKIVMKRQRDMPAVAAS
- a CDS encoding sensor histidine kinase is translated as MLILYAAVSGVALTVALWLAGDYGRTRAYEGLKTRARSAADLNATVLRSELEKHRSIPFILSTDPDVEAALTSRDPGKVELLDRKFEGLAEGTRASVIYLLDADGRTLAASNWKTTTSFVGNSYRFRPYYSLAVDKGSAEYFALGTVSRRPGLYISRRVDGPAGVLGIVVVKLEFDQVEAGWGRSDMPSYVTEERGIVLITSNQNWRFMTETPLSAGDAASIRASLQFGEAPLRTLPINKVRDDTFGGHPAQVVAARLPDAKQSGNFLKIEAPVRTTGWQLHLLVPAADAVAGRVSEARLSLGLVLVPILGLGAVLLYRRERTSALAAEAAAARIELEHHVEVRTHDLRQANERLEWEIGERQRTENKLHTLMEDLSQANRLASLGQITAGVAHEINQPVAAIRAYADNARAFLDRDDKMHVQDNLAMIASLTDRIGTITDGLRSFSRKGTGEVGPVSSMEAIEGALLLLGSRIRAQSTSIECHYPIGDLVVSANRTRLEQVLVNLVQNALDATRDSVDGSIHIRLDVAGDEVELSVSDNGPGIPQHVLNTLFTPFRTAKANGLGLGLVISNDIVIDLGGRIDVKRIQERETCFTVVLRRYQ
- a CDS encoding Spy/CpxP family protein refolding chaperone, producing MKKFAIAGIAALAIAGSTAVYAQHNRPWFHHHERMSPEDRAAFTDARIAAVKAGLKLNAEQEKLWPPVEAAVRDFAKLRIDRANARMNAKPDDTAQPADLVARLRDRAETMATTAAAMKKIADAADPLYKTLDDGQKRRLAILTHMEGRFGRGGWRHHGFQRGMDRDDGGWGRGYDRDRYDRDGGPGKDRGDRGGPERL
- a CDS encoding TRAP transporter substrate-binding protein; this encodes MRKLVLAAASVAALALAGPAAAQAPIVIKFSHVVAPNTPKGLASEKFKELAEKYTGGKVKVEVYPNSQLYKDKEELEALQLGAVQMLAPSNAKFGPIGVKEFEVFDLPYILPDLKTLRKVTDGPLGAKLLKLLDAKGMTGLAYWDNGFKAMSANKKLVAPADYKGLKFRIQSSKVLEAQFRTLGAIPQVMAFSEVYQALQTGVVDGQENTWSNIYTQKMHEVQKYITSTNHGYIGYIVVVNKKFWDGIPADIKVQLDKAMKEATAYGNGQSLKENEDALAEIKKTGKSEIITLTPEQDAAMRKALEPVYQDVAKRVGQPLIDEFLKETRGATN
- a CDS encoding caspase family protein, producing the protein MSLFKSTLLGACLFASLLAAGPTRPAHAQRAATETATVEQSVQTQPPVQKPIQAAENPARAGNSLGLTGPEQRVALVIGNSNYRNVAQLSNPANDAKAVAQLLNAAGFEVISATDLSHNEMIQVVQDFSGKIAGRGPNTVAMVYYAGHGVQLAGENYLVPIDARISSEPDLVNGSVRLVDVMATLETIPSRMRIVILDACRNNPFPSLNEAGRGLAIVDAPNGSIVAYSTAPGTEALDGTGDHSPYAAAFLRLAHEKNLPIEQLFKRIRLDVNNSTDGRQTPWESSSLTRDFYFFGDTAVAATRVPAPQKAVQVADNLPSRATRQAYDYVLAENSVEYYQEFIRLYPHDPLCDRIRALLGSLVQAKAWHNAVLANSPVAYKSFYDKFSNGPYAQNALKLAAQPKMVPLSQPTQIIAPASIKLGTLGMSRDNSGLNPGGSGLLQGRSPQQGNVLQGGSGNMAAGKSGMDKPGSGDRIVTLPGTHASTGNNGAASGKIINLPAGGLNKAVGQNPKLGGVANRIDGRPAKLPSQIGVNRQPVGISRSNIGTPPGSGGGNLRMVSTQSHGSGLQPQQTNGRFGRW
- a CDS encoding TRAP transporter large permease; this translates as MSSLFIFGLLIALMLTGMPISIALGMTVLTFIYTMTNVPTESVALKLFTGIDNFEIMAIPFFILAGNFLTHGGVARRMINFATSMVGHWHGGLGLAGVMACALFAAVSGSSPATVIAIGSIMMPAMVKQGFPKRFGAGVITTSGALGILIPPSIVMVIYCVATGGSVALDPAGLRVSSASVGQMFMAGVIPGLMLATLLGLTTFYRAWKNDYPRLPRASWTERFVAFQKCMWGLLLILIVLGGIYAGLFTPTEAAAVSAVYAFVIAVFVYKDMGLRDVPKVLLGSANMSAMILYIITNAVLFSFLMANENIPQHIAAWITSIGVDWIIFLLIVNVLLLIAGNVMEASSIVLIMAPILFPVAVKLGIHPVHLGILMVVNMEVGMCHPPVGLNLYVASGIAKMGITELTIAVWPWLLTMLIFLGVVTYVPEISLWLPRALGML
- a CDS encoding TRAP transporter small permease; amino-acid sequence: MFLRILDRLEEILIATLMALATFIIFLAVMHRYLIGIPVLYPLLFPINLSWAQELCIYMFVWVAKFGAAYGVRTGIHVGVDVLVNQLKPPWRNIVVLFGLFCGAFFTAVIGTMGAKFVFGLMFTDQVSPDLEIPSWIIYLCIPLGSYLMCFRFLQVAFTFWRTGELPHHDHAHVEGIDVDAPGIGAAEVMR
- a CDS encoding sigma-54-dependent transcriptional regulator, translated to MNENSQTTVVFVDDDETLRHANLQTLELAGFRVLSFSSASSALTVLNGNFDGVVVTDIRMPQISGLQLFRRLKETDPAMPVILITGHGDIPMAVDAMREGAYDFIAKPFAVDRLIHSVRRAAEMRRLVMENRRLYLATEAATQELPLIGQTPSMQRLRNTLRQIADADVDVLIAGETGSGKEVVANLLHRWSKRRAGHFVALNCGALPETMIESELFGHEPGAFTGAQKRRIGRIEHSSGGTLFLDEIESMPVSTQVKLLRVLEAREVAPLGTNDLRAVDLRVVAASKVDLGHPAQRSSFREDLFFRLNVVTISIPPLRERREDIPLLFAHFLNKAASRFKTKPVEINRALHRHLMEHQWPGNVRELSHFAERVALGLGDGESNSDSEASTSGDSLPTKVERYEGDLIRQTLSENHGDVRLTVAALGIPRKTFYDKMQRHGINRADYE